CATGCAACTTGGAATGGGCCGGCATCTCTACGACGAAATCTCTTGGGTCTTCCCCCCCGGCCACGCACTTCCGGCCTGGCTGGGTCACGCGCTGGATCCACAAGGGGTGGTGGTTCCTCGACTCATCTATGCCGCGTTTACGGTGGCACTGTGCGTTTCGCTCTATTTGCTCGGCCGCAAGATCATGCCCGCGAGGTTCGCGTTTCTGGGCGCTGCCCTGCTCGCCGTCGCTGCACCGCGTTCACACATGATGCATTTGCTCTACGGCTATCGCTACATGGTATTCGCGGTAGCAGTCCTGCTCGCCTATTCGATTCGTCTCGAAACAGGCCGCCGGTCGTGGATCTTCATCGCCGGAATCCTGGCCGGGGTGGCTCTCTACTTTCGAGTGACTCCGGCATTCGCGGTGAGCGTTGGGCTCGGAATCGCGGTGTTGACCCAGGACGGTGGATGGCGAAGTTGGCTACAGGACTGGCTTCTCTACGCAGCAGGCTTGATCCTCGTGATCGCTCCGGTACTGGGCTACTTCGCCACGACGGTTGGCATCGAACGCGTCTTTCAAGAAGTCATCCTTCATCCCATGGCGATGCTCCAACCGCTAGCGGTTCCCGAGTTGGCCATTCCCGACTGGTCGAGCCGCACCGCAATCGCCGAGGCCTGGCGGGTGCTCTCACTCCGCCTCTACCTGCTTCTTTATTTGGGCTTTGCCGTGTCGCTGGTCATGTCCTTCACCCGCGCTCGCCGTCGCGGGCAAACTTTCGAGTCGACCCTGCTGGTCGCCATCGTAATTTGGGGCAGCGTATTCTTCCTTCGCTCATTCGGCCGCGCCGACGAAGCCCATATGGACACGACCCTGCCCCCGATCTGCCTGATGATCGCACTCTTTGTCAGCCACTCCTTCGACAAGCTCAGGCACCGGTTCACTACACCCCGCAGCGCAGAGCTCGCTGCACCGATCGCAGTCGGGTTGGTGTTCGTGATCTGGGTGCTGCTACTGGCGAGCGATCGCTATCCCCTGCCCCACCGGTTTGAGAGCACCGGTCTTCCGCGCAGAGTGACATCGGGTGTCGAGTTGATCGAGAAGCACACCCGGCCTGGCGATATCATTCTGGATCTCTCGACCGCGCCCATGTTTCACGCGCTCACGGGTAGACCGGGGCCCGGTCGATCTGACATCATCATGCCGGGAACATTCATGCACGAATCGGATCAGGTAGAATTTTTGATGCGGCTCGAAGCAGAACCGCCGGCGGCGGTGCTATGGCCGGTGCGACACTTCGACGACATGGTGAGTCGATCCGCCAGAGCCGTCGCACCCGATGTCGTCGCCTGGGTTCAAACGCGATACCGACCCGTCAAGAAGACCAACAAATTCCAGCTCTGGCTCCCGCGGCAAATGCGATGAACGATCAAGCGACAGCACAGCCAAAGGCTTCAATGGATCGCAGCGATTGGCTCTGCCTGGGCGGCCTGCTGTTTGTCCTGTTCGCCACTCGGATCGTCTGGATCCTCTGGAATCCAGAAGCAACTATGTATTGGGAAGAAGACTATCGCTGGGTGGTGGCGCGCGAAATCATTGCGGGCCCGCACCAACCGGTCTTCGACTACCAGGCGGACAACTACCAAGGCGGCTCACTGGTCTTGATCGGTCTCATCACCGGGATGTTTGCGGTGTTTGGAGAAACGCTTCTCAGTCTCAAGTTGGCCCCGCTCGCCTTTGCGGGCGCAACCCTCGCCGCCATCTACACCTTGGGGCGCCTTTGGTTTGGTCGGCGCACCGCCCTGATCGCGGCAGGCGGTTATCTCCTCGGTCCGCCCCTGTTGGTGCACTCGGCGCTGATCCCGATGGGCAGCCA
This portion of the Myxococcales bacterium genome encodes:
- a CDS encoding glycosyltransferase family 39 protein, which translates into the protein MNTPSTHDSNSTTSEPGRWHIPALICLSTFWESLFILKGSNLLDEGWALYAGMQLGMGRHLYDEISWVFPPGHALPAWLGHALDPQGVVVPRLIYAAFTVALCVSLYLLGRKIMPARFAFLGAALLAVAAPRSHMMHLLYGYRYMVFAVAVLLAYSIRLETGRRSWIFIAGILAGVALYFRVTPAFAVSVGLGIAVLTQDGGWRSWLQDWLLYAAGLILVIAPVLGYFATTVGIERVFQEVILHPMAMLQPLAVPELAIPDWSSRTAIAEAWRVLSLRLYLLLYLGFAVSLVMSFTRARRRGQTFESTLLVAIVIWGSVFFLRSFGRADEAHMDTTLPPICLMIALFVSHSFDKLRHRFTTPRSAELAAPIAVGLVFVIWVLLLASDRYPLPHRFESTGLPRRVTSGVELIEKHTRPGDIILDLSTAPMFHALTGRPGPGRSDIIMPGTFMHESDQVEFLMRLEAEPPAAVLWPVRHFDDMVSRSARAVAPDVVAWVQTRYRPVKKTNKFQLWLPRQMR